The genome window ATGCAGCCCGTTCTGGAGGCCCTGACCAACCGCGGGCTGGTCTATCTCGATACCTTGGAGAACGCGACCAGTGTCGCGCCGGAACTGGCCGAGATTCTGAGCACCCCCTTTGCAACGGCCGATCTGGTATTGGACCAGAGCCTTTCGCGGCCTATGGTGACGTCGCGATTGAGCCAGCTGGAACTGGTCGCAAAGAACCAGAAGACGGCCATCGTCGCCGTTCAGGCCTTTCCGATGTTGATGGAACGTGTTGGATCCTGGACCCGGGACCTCGCCGGAAAATCGATGGTCCTGTCGCCGTTATCCGGCATAATAACGGCCCGCAATCGCGGAAGCTGATCGTTCGTCACAGAACGGCGTTGTTCAATAATCAGGCCGGTGAACCGGTCGAACAGTGTTTGGAGCAGGGATGTCGGGACGGGAACAATCGGATGTACCAACACGTACGGGTCCGGTCGCAATCACCGATTCCGTCGATCCCTATCGGGACGATCCCCGCCCCTATCGCCCCTGTGTCGGGTTGATGCTGTTCAACCGGACCGGTGCCGTCTTTGTCGGCAATCGTATCGATGTCCCGGGCGACCATTGGCAGATGCCACAGGGCGGGATCGATCCGGGCGAATCTCCCGATCAGGCCGCCTGGCGCGAACTGCGCGAAGAAGTCGGCACCGATCAGGCGGAAATCCTGGCTGAAAGCAAGACCTGGTACCCCTACGATCTGCCTGTCGGCCTGTCACGACGGATATGGAAGGGAAAGTATCGCGGCCAGACACAACGCTGGTTCGCATTCCGCTTTCTGGGTCAGGACGATGACATCGACCTGACCCACCACAAGCCGGAATTCAGCGAATGGCGATGGGTCTCGCTCGACAAGCTTCCCGACCTGATCGTGCCGTTCAAGCGGCCGATCTATGAACGCGTGATCCGCGAGTTCTCGGAATTCGGTCGCCAGGCTTCCGGATAATCCGGCCCTGAATCGCCGGGGGCTCCCGCCGATGCGAGAGCCCCACTGTAGTATTGGCTTAATTCCGCTCTCGCCGGGCCGGCACGGCGCGGTCGGTTATGCCGCGCGCTCGCCGTAGCGGTGGATGCCGCATTCGGTCTTTTCCTGACCGACCCAGCGCCCGGACCGGTCATCGCCGGCCGCAACCGGCTTTCCGGTGCAGGGGCCGCATCCGATCGAGCGATATCCGCGGTGCCACAACGGATGGCGCGGCAGCGCGAAGTTTTCGAAATAGGCATCGATACGATCCGGCGTCCAATCCGCCAGGGGATTGAGCTTCAGCCGGTTCGGCCCGTCCGTTTCCGCTGTCGGCAGAACCGCGCGGGCGCCGCCCTGGAAGCGCTTGCGTCCCGTGACCCAGACATCGAACTGCGCCAGCGCCTTGTCCAGCGGTTGAACCTTTCGCAGATCGCAGCACGCGTCCGTGTCCGTCTTGTGCAGCAGCCCGTCAGGATCGCCCGGAGTTGCGTCACGGGCGGGACCGATACTGCGCACATCCTCAAGCCGAAGCCGGTCGATCAGCATGTCCCGGTAATCCAGCGTTTCCTGGAAATGCTTTCCGGTGTCGATGAACAGGACCGGCGTCCGCCGATCGATCCGGGCGACAAGATCCAGCACGACCGCCGATTCCGCGCCGAAGGCGGAAACCACGCAGGCCCGACCCGGAAAAATCTCCTCCAGGGCCTTACTGAGCAACGGCGTGTCTGAAAGGCCGCTCAGCGCCTGCAGGGCGGTTTCCAGACGATGGGGACTGTGGGCGTCGTGGCTCATCTCATCTCTCCAAACTGTATTTTCATAATCTATACACTGTGTTTGTGTGATTCAATGATTTCCACACTTTCAAACGATCTATTTTTGGAAGACTCGTTTCAGAGTCGCCATTTCCCCGCATTTCCGCTAATCTGACGTCTGATCAGGGGCAGAATTGCCTTTCAACCCGACCGTCAGCAATGATCCGACGTCCAGTCGACACGCAGACGATCAGCAGGATCGGGCACCGAACGGCATCGAATTGCGATGCGCACGGGTGTGCCGTCAGAAGACGAGCAATGCAGATCGACGGGGCCGGATCGGCCGCACTGGCAGCAGTTCAACAGATCGGATCGCTTCGCGAACCGCCTTCTGCTGCCCCTGTACCGTCCACGCCGATCCAATCGACTGCCACCCAACAGTCTCAATCACTGCAGCATTCGGGCGCGCCGATTGTGGGGCTGTCAGGATCTCACCTTAGTGCCCAGGCGGTCACGACCCTGCAGCAAAGCGATGGTTCCGGGCTGACCCGACAGATTGTCGGGGGCCGAGCGGGTGATGACACCCGTGGCGGAGCCGGAGCAGAGGACGCCTCCGACGCGTCATCACGGCAACCGCAACCCCAGGTCGGGGAAGATGGTTCGGACGGGCTGACGACCGAAGAAGAGGCCGTTGTCCGGGAACTGCAACGTCGGGACGCGGAAGTTCGGCGGCATGAACAGGCCCACGCCGCCGCCGGCGGCCGCTTCGCCGGGGCACCAAGCTACGAATATGAGCGGGGGCCGGATGGACGGCTTTACGCCATAGGCGGCGAAGTCAGCATCGACACCAGCCCGATCCCGGGTGACCCGCAGGCCACCATCGCCAAGGCACAACAGGTGCGTCGCGCGGCATTGGCGCCTACCCAGCCTTCGCCGCAGGACCGGCGCGTCGCCACGGAGGCACAGCAGCAGATTGCCCAGGCCCGGGCGGACCTGAGAACCGAGCAAGCCGAGGCCCGCGCCGAAGAGGCGGAAAGCCGTCGGGAGAGTTCGGAATCCGTGGAGGCAACCCGAGGTGATTCCGAAGGTGGGAACGCATCCGCCCTGGGCGAGGCGACACAGCGCGCCGATGCCGTTCGACAGGCCGCGGGCACGTCCCAGCCCTCGATCGAGAACGGACAACAGCCCGCTGCCATCGTATCGACCGACCTTGCATCCCGCAGCCTTCAAGCCGGTCAGGCCTTCAGCCAGTCCCTCGCACTGAACGACACGGCGGGGTCACCGCGTCAGGCCCGCGGCTTCTTCTAGCCTTCGCCACCACGGCCCTAATTCCTAACGCCCCTAATCCCGGTGATACGGGTGCCCATCCAGTATCTGGCGGCACCGATAGATCTGCTCTGCCAGCATCGGCCGAACCAGCATATGCGGCCAGGTGACCCTCCCGAAACGGATCTTCAGACTGGCCGATTGCTTCAAGCCTTCCGACAGACCATCGGCACCGCCAATCAGGAAGACCAGGTCGCCGACACCGCCGTCCTGCCATTCCCGAAATCGCGCCGCGAGTTTTCGGCTGGTGAGATCATCCCCGGTTTCATCCATCGCCACGATCACCGCGCCGTCGGGAATCTTCGCGCGGATCAGTTCGTCCTCCCGGGCGATGCGCTGGTCGGTGGGAAGCGGTCGCTTCTCCTCCACTTCGATCAGGTCGAGGGGCCAGGC of Alphaproteobacteria bacterium contains these proteins:
- a CDS encoding phosphoadenylyl-sulfate reductase, giving the protein MSHDAHSPHRLETALQALSGLSDTPLLSKALEEIFPGRACVVSAFGAESAVVLDLVARIDRRTPVLFIDTGKHFQETLDYRDMLIDRLRLEDVRSIGPARDATPGDPDGLLHKTDTDACCDLRKVQPLDKALAQFDVWVTGRKRFQGGARAVLPTAETDGPNRLKLNPLADWTPDRIDAYFENFALPRHPLWHRGYRSIGCGPCTGKPVAAGDDRSGRWVGQEKTECGIHRYGERAA
- a CDS encoding 23S rRNA (pseudouridine(1915)-N(3))-methyltransferase RlmH, producing the protein MRIRIIAVGRAKRGPEQSLYDVYRKRIAWPLDLIEVEEKRPLPTDQRIAREDELIRAKIPDGAVIVAMDETGDDLTSRKLAARFREWQDGGVGDLVFLIGGADGLSEGLKQSASLKIRFGRVTWPHMLVRPMLAEQIYRCRQILDGHPYHRD
- a CDS encoding putative metalloprotease CJM1_0395 family protein is translated as MQIDGAGSAALAAVQQIGSLREPPSAAPVPSTPIQSTATQQSQSLQHSGAPIVGLSGSHLSAQAVTTLQQSDGSGLTRQIVGGRAGDDTRGGAGAEDASDASSRQPQPQVGEDGSDGLTTEEEAVVRELQRRDAEVRRHEQAHAAAGGRFAGAPSYEYERGPDGRLYAIGGEVSIDTSPIPGDPQATIAKAQQVRRAALAPTQPSPQDRRVATEAQQQIAQARADLRTEQAEARAEEAESRRESSESVEATRGDSEGGNASALGEATQRADAVRQAAGTSQPSIENGQQPAAIVSTDLASRSLQAGQAFSQSLALNDTAGSPRQARGFF
- a CDS encoding RNA pyrophosphohydrolase is translated as MSGREQSDVPTRTGPVAITDSVDPYRDDPRPYRPCVGLMLFNRTGAVFVGNRIDVPGDHWQMPQGGIDPGESPDQAAWRELREEVGTDQAEILAESKTWYPYDLPVGLSRRIWKGKYRGQTQRWFAFRFLGQDDDIDLTHHKPEFSEWRWVSLDKLPDLIVPFKRPIYERVIREFSEFGRQASG